One Solea senegalensis isolate Sse05_10M linkage group LG3, IFAPA_SoseM_1, whole genome shotgun sequence genomic window carries:
- the LOC122766919 gene encoding uncharacterized protein LOC122766919, giving the protein MTPTKILICLTLLFLCKMVGMTNLSSSGRQQRHFVSAHVGESITLQCFYKKDIQKLLWYKQTFGHKPRLIVTFFPANKTNTFSDECKDKSRFTLDHENGKILLKVSDLHVSDSAIYLCASAYPFVFEFREAHTVSVEGSGLNIRALVQQSSSEEIQPGGSVNLSCTVQTGMCDGGHRVYWFKNSQESHQGIIYTHGNNSDQCDAPTHSCVYSLSMENLNLSHAGIYYCAVATCGHTVFGDGTKPDFKEVHHRLLVCSAVTTLLSVLLAFSICISNKRNSSSSADSHAILSQCSKTHAKPQTHQNEDALCYVALKETRSEREMDDIWTECVYSGIKL; this is encoded by the exons ATGACACCTACAAAGATTCTTATCTGCCTCACATTGTTGTTCTTGTGCAAAATGG TTGGGATGACCAATCTGTCTTCATCTGGTCGTCAACAGAGACATTTTGTTTCAGCGCATGTTGGTGAAAGTATAACTTTGCAGTGTTTCTATAAGAAGGACATACAAAAGCTTCTCTGGTATAAGCAAACCTTTGGACACAAACCAAGGCTCATCGTGACCTTCTTCCCagctaataaaacaaacactttttctgATGAATGCAAGGACAAATCCCGTTTTACACTGGATCATGAAAATGGCAAAATTCTCTTGAAGGTGTCAGATTTACATGTTTCAGACTCAGCTATTTACCTCTGTGCATCCGCTTATccctttgtatttgaatttagAGAAGCCCACACTGTGAGTGTGGAGGGTTCAGGGTTGAACATCAGAGCTCTGGTCCAACAGTCATCGTCTGAGGAGATACAGCCAGGAGGATCTGTGAATCTCAGCTGCACAGTCCAGACAGGGATGTGTGATGGAGGACATCGTGTTTATTGGTTCAAGAACTCTCAAGAATCTCACCAAGGAATCATTTACACCCATGGAAACAACAGTGATCAGTGCGATGCTCCAACTCACTCCTGTGTCTACAGCCTGTCGATGGAGAACTTAAATCTCTCTCATGCTGGGATCTACTACTGTGCTGTCGCTACATGTGGACACACCGTCTTTGGAGACGGGACCAAACCCGACTTTAAGG AGGTCCATCATCGTTTACTCGTATGTTCAGCAGTCACCACCCTGCTGAGTGTTTTACTGGCTTTCTCAATCTGCATCAGTAACAAGAGAAACAGCAGCTCTAGCGCAG ATTCTCATGCAATTCTTTCACAGTGCtccaaaacacatgcaaag CCCCAGACTCACCAGAACGAAGACGCCCTCTGTTATGTTGCTTTAAAGGAAACCAgatctgagagagagatggaCGACATCTGGACTGAATGTGTGTACTCAGGCATAAAACTGTAA
- the LOC122766176 gene encoding uncharacterized protein LOC122766176, whose amino-acid sequence MMTSPNFVFLVAYLLFGKLAETNHRVLSTTAHQDIGFISANVGDNVSLSCLFTVDDLKIYWYKQTLGQKPQLVCVVKTSGASGRTHTFYNDFRQNPRFSLQTDAGLNHLNISDVQLSDSATYLCVVGVSVWFEFQEVITVSVEGSRWNLHPLVHQSESQRLQPGDSVTLNCTVHTGACAGGEHSVYWLKNAQEPHHGTIYSKGDRSDQCERKPNTQTHTCVYKLPMNSVNLSHAGTYYCAVAACGHILFGNGTELDFKDQSSMYIMAGALTFTTLLSILLAFLLYKRDKCSESCAQLSARSTSNVEGNRDGDNVHYAALSVHLPNRSRRQMDNANNECVYSSVRH is encoded by the exons ATGATGACATCTCCAAACTTTGTCTTCTTAGTGGCGTATTTGCTCTTTGGGAAACTGG CTGAGACGAACCATCGTGTTCTGTCCACAACTGCTCATCAAGACATTGGATTTATATCAGCTAATGTTGGTGACAACGtgtctttgtcatgtttattcACTGTGGATGATTTGAAAATTTACTGGTACAAGCAAACACTGGGTCAAAAGCCACAGCTTGTCTGTGTCGTAAAAACGTCAGGTGCAAGTGGCCGAACGCACACTTTTTATAATGATTTTAGACAAAATCCACGCTTCTCACTTCAAACTGATGCTGGTTTGAATCACTTAAACATTTCTGATGTTCAACTTTCGGACTCAGCGACTTACTTGTGTGTAGTCGGTGTGTCAGTTTGGTTTGAATTTCAAGAAGTCATCACTGTGAGTGTGGAGGGTTCAAGGTGGAATCTTCACCCTCTGGTCCATCAGTCAGAGTCACAAAGACTTCAGCCAGGAGATTCTGTCACTCTCAACTGTACAGTTCACACAGGAGCATGTGCTGGAGGAGAACACAGCGTTTACTGGCTCAAGAACGCTCAAGAACCTCACCATGGAACCATTTACAGCAAAGGAGACAGAAGTGAtcagtgtgagaggaaacccaacactcaaacacacacctgtgtctaCAAATTACCAATGAACAGTGTGAATCTCTCTCATGCTGGGACCTACTACTGTGCTGTCGCCGCATGTGGACATATACTGTTTGGAAACGGGACTGAACTGGACTTTAAGG ACCAGTCATCAATGTATATCATGGCTGGAGCTTTGACATTCACCACCCTCCTGAGTATTTTACTGGCTTTCTTACTGTACAAGAGAGACAAATGTTCAG AGTCTTGTGCCCAATTATCAGCTCGCTCCACATCAAATGTAGAG GGGAACAGAGATGGTGACAATGTCCACTATGCTGCTTTAAGTGTCCACCTGCCTAACAGATCAAGAAGACAGATGGACAATGCAAATAATGAATGCGTGTACTCCAGTGTTCGACATTAA
- the LOC122766020 gene encoding uncharacterized protein LOC122766020, producing the protein MLRTGAEENAILRRWNAFSACGFHTNGTRQEWKEYRVIQHDKFNMMTSPNFVFLVAYLLFGKLVHTGACAGGEHSVYWLKNAQEPHHGTIYTKGNRSDQCERKPNTQTHTCVYKLPMNSVNLSHAGTYYCAVAACGHILFGNGTKLDFKVSPFADQSSMYIMAGALTFTTLLSILLAFLLYKRDKCSESCAQLSARSTSNEEGNRDGDNVHYAAINVHLPNRSRRQMDNANNECMYSSVRH; encoded by the exons ATGTTGAGGACCGGTGCTGAGGAGAACGCCATCTTGAGGCGTTGGAATGCCTTCTCTGCCTGTGGATTCCATACAAACGGAACTAGACAAG AGTGGAAAGAGTATCGTGTCATTCAACACGACAAATTCAATATGATGACATCTCCAAACTTTGTCTTCTTAGTGGCGTATTTGCTCTTTGGGAAACTGG TTCACACAGGAGCATGTGCTGGAGGAGAACACAGCGTTTACTGGCTCAAGAACGCTCAAGAACCTCACCATGGAACCATTTACACCAAAGGAAACAGAAGTGAtcagtgtgagaggaaacccaacactcaaacacacacctgtgtctaCAAATTACCAATGAACAGTGTGAATCTCTCTCATGCTGGGACCTACTACTGTGCTGTCGCCGCATGTGGACATATACTGTTTGGGAACGGGACCAAACTGGACTTTAAGG TGTCTCCATTTGCAGACCAGTCATCAATGTATATCATGGCTGGAGCTTTGACATTCACCACCCTCCTGAGTATTTTACTGGCTTTCTTACTGTACAAGAGAGACAAATGTTCAG AGTCTTGTGCCCAATTATCAGCTCGCTCCACATCAAATGAAGAG GGAAACAGAGATGGAGACAATGTCCACTATGCTGCGATAAATGTCCACCTGCCTAACAGATCAAGAAGACAGATGGACAATGCAAATAATGAATGCATGTACTCCAGTGTTCGACATTAA
- the tifa gene encoding TRAF-interacting protein with FHA domain-containing protein A, whose product MSVSQTMETEEDLLTCLQIKLYHPQQSCRGIYGALPLGKRTTHTADDPLRLGRDAQACTYTLADPRVSRKHLALYAFHTPHSPNMMFTIQNLSQKGKLSVNSSALGFLERMDLPNKALIRFGEYEILIIHESGEAKASFEVEFEVLTVPPSRETCMCVPSMTPVMDTGSCVMNGFQSGFTALGPLETDETLS is encoded by the coding sequence ATGAGCGTGTCCCAGACAATGGAGACCGAGGAGGATCTCCTGACTTGTCTCCAAATCAAGCTTTACCACCCTCAGCAGAGTTGCAGGGGCATTTATGGGGCTCTGCCTCTCGGGAagaggacaacacacacagcagatgacCCCCTCAGGCTGGGCAGAGACGCCCAGGCCTGTACCTACACCCTGGCTGACCCTCGAGTGTCCCGCAAACATTTGGCCCTCTACGCCTTTCACACACCACACAGCCCGAACATGATGTTCACCATCCAGAACCTGAGTCAGAAGGGAAAGCTGTCAGTTAACAGCTCAGCTCTGGGCTTCCTGGAGAGGATGGATCTCCCAAATAAGGCCCTGATCCGTTTCGGAGAGTATGAAATTCTGATCATCCATGAGTCCGGTGAGGCCAAGGCAAGCTTTGAGGTGGAGTTTGAAGTGTTGACAGTGCCCCCATCCAGAGagacgtgcatgtgtgttccCAGTATGACACCAGTCATGGACACAGGCTCATGTGTCATGAATGGTTTTCAGTCTGGTTTCACAGCACTCGGCCCTCTGGAGACTGATGAGACTCTTTCATAA
- the LOC122766441 gene encoding uncharacterized protein LOC122766441 isoform X1 — translation MMTSPNFVFLVAYLLFGKLAETNPLVLSTTAHQDIGFISANVGDNVTLSCLFTEYDYDQYWYKQTLGQKPQLICVVQTSGASGQTHTFYNDFGQNPRVSLQTDAGLNHLNISDVQLSDSANYFCVGGPSVWYEFKEVITVSVEGSRWNLHPLVHQSESQRLQPGDSVTLNCTVHTGACAGGEHSVYWLKNAQEPHHGTIYSKGNRSDQCERKPNTQTHICVYKLPMNSVNLSHAGTYYCAVAACGHILFGNGTKLDFKVSPFADQSSMYIMAGALTFTTLLSILLAFLLYKRDKCSESCAQLSARSTSNEEGNRDGDNVHYAALSVHLPNRSRRQMDNANNECVYSSVRH, via the exons ATGATGACATCTCCAAACTTTGTCTTCTTAGTGGCGTATTTGCTCTTTGGGAAACTGG CTGAGACGAACCCTCTTGTTCTGTCCACAACTGCTCATCAAGACATTGGATTTATATCAGCTAATGTTGGTGACAATGTgactttgtcatgtttattcACTGAGTATGATTATGACCAATACTGGTACAAGCAAACACTGGGTCAGAAGCCACAGCTTATCTGTGTCGTACAAACGTCAGGTGCAAGTGGCCAAACGCACACTTTTTATaatgattttggacaaaatcCACGCGTCTCACTTCAAACTGATGCTGGTTTGAATCACTTAAACATTTCTGATGTTCAACTTTCAGACTCAGCGAATTACTTTTGTGTAGGTGGTCCGTCCGTTTGGTATGAATTTAAAGAAGTCATCACTGTGAGTGTGGAGGGTTCAAGGTGGAATCTTCACCCTCTGGTCCATCAGTCAGAGTCACAAAGACTTCAGCCAGGAGATTCTGTCACTCTCAACTGTACAGTTCACACAGGAGCATGTGCTGGAGGAGAACACAGCGTTTACTGGCTCAAGAACGCTCAAGAACCTCATCATGGAACCATTTACAGCAAAGGAAACAGAAGTGAtcagtgtgagaggaaacccaacactcaaacacacatctgtgtctACAAATTACCAATGAACAGTGTGAATCTCTCTCATGCTGGGACCTACTACTGTGCTGTCGCCGCATGTGGACATATACTGTTTGGGAACGGGACCAAACTGGACTTTAAGG TGTCTCCATTTGCAGACCAGTCATCAATGTATATCATGGCTGGAGCTTTGACATTCACCACCCTCCTGAGTATTTTACTGGCTTTCTTACTGTACAAGAGAGACAAATGTTCAG AGTCTTGTGCCCAATTATCAGCTCGCTCCACATCAAATGAAGAG GGAAACAGAGATGGAGACAATGTCCACTATGCTGCTTTAAGTGTCCACCTGCCTAACAGATCAAGAAGACAGATGGACAATGCAAATAATGAATGCGTGTACTCCAGTGTTCGACATTAA
- the LOC122767181 gene encoding RNA-binding protein 4B-like, whose product MVKIFVGNLPREADQEEIKALFTQYGTVTECAIIKNYAFIHMDDRKAATKAIRSLHLYKLHGTPINVEASHGKNQGPVKLHVANVEKGSDEELRALFEEYGTVTECAIVKNFAFVHMSNSDEAMDAIKGLDNTEFKDKRIHVQISKSRPRHDERDDYPPPPPDYWPPHYPEEGHEPPPPGYMRGRLGHIPPGYPAPPLPPPPPRRAVYPDRPYEGERDRYGVVDYYEKYRTRPYGMASYEDQCGGPPPPPPPPSAVVRDRLMTPSLDPYERRPPPPPPSSYYARDRSPLRRPPNAPMPPPGNGYSYERSRLSPVSRGPAYGVPRARDPYAERLPPPPPARYAY is encoded by the exons ATGGTAAAAATATTTGTGGGGAATCTGCCCCGAGAAGCAGACCAGGAAGAAATCAAGGCACTCTTCACTCAGTATGGGACAGTGACAGAGTGTGCCATCATCAAGAACTACGCCTTTATTCACATGGATGACCGCAAGGCGGCCACCAAAGCCATCAGAAGTCTGCACCTTTACAAGCTTCACGGGACACCAATCAACGTGGAGGCCAGCCATGGGAAGAACCAGGGCCCCGTCAAGCTACATGTAGCAAACGTTGAGAAGGGATCTGATGAAGAGCTCCGTGCTCTCTTTGAAGAGTATGGTACTGTCACAGAGTGTGCTATTGTCAAGAATTTTGCTTTTGTACATATGTCCAACTCCGATGAGGCCATGGATGCCATCAAGGGACTGGATAACACTGAATTTAAAG ATAAACGCATCCATGTCCAGATTTCCAAGAGCCGCCCCAGACATGACGAAAGGGATGACTACCCCCCTCCTCCGCCAGACTATTGGCCCCCACACTATCCAGAAGAGGGGCACGAGCCTCCTCCACCTGGCTACATGCGAGGCCGCCTTGGCCATATTCCCCCAGGTTACCCAGCCCCTCCCCTGCCACCCCCTCCCCCTAGACGAGCTGTTTATCCCGACCGTCCTTATGAGGGTGAGAGGGACCGATACGGTGTGGTAGATTACTATGAGAAGTACAGAACCCGTCCGTATGGTATGGCCTCCTATGAGGATCAATGTGGTGgcccgcctcctcctccccctcctccgtCAGCCGTCGTTCGAGACCGTCTTATGACCCCGTCGCTTGATCCGTATGAACGTcgcccccctccacctcctccatccTCGTACTACGCTCGAGATCGCAGCCCCCTCAGGAGGCCGCCTAACGCGCCAATGCCCCCTCCCGGTAATGGCTATTCCTATGAGCGTTCCCGGCTATCTCCCGTTTCCCGGGGCCCGGCATACGGAGTTCCACGTGCCAGGGACCCCTATGCAGAGCGGCTGCCCCCGCCACCGCCTGCACGCTACGCTTATTAA
- the LOC122766441 gene encoding uncharacterized protein LOC122766441 isoform X3: protein MMTSPNFVFLVAYLLFGKLAETNPLVLSTTAHQDIGFISANVGDNVTLSCLFTEYDYDQYWYKQTLGQKPQLICVVQTSGASGQTHTFYNDFGQNPRVSLQTDAGLNHLNISDVQLSDSANYFCVGGPSVWYEFKEVITVSVEGSRWNLHPLVHQSESQRLQPGDSVTLNCTVHTGACAGGEHSVYWLKNAQEPHHGTIYSKGNRSDQCERKPNTQTHICVYKLPMNSVNLSHAGTYYCAVAACGHILFGNGTKLDFKESCAQLSARSTSNEEGNRDGDNVHYAALSVHLPNRSRRQMDNANNECVYSSVRH, encoded by the exons ATGATGACATCTCCAAACTTTGTCTTCTTAGTGGCGTATTTGCTCTTTGGGAAACTGG CTGAGACGAACCCTCTTGTTCTGTCCACAACTGCTCATCAAGACATTGGATTTATATCAGCTAATGTTGGTGACAATGTgactttgtcatgtttattcACTGAGTATGATTATGACCAATACTGGTACAAGCAAACACTGGGTCAGAAGCCACAGCTTATCTGTGTCGTACAAACGTCAGGTGCAAGTGGCCAAACGCACACTTTTTATaatgattttggacaaaatcCACGCGTCTCACTTCAAACTGATGCTGGTTTGAATCACTTAAACATTTCTGATGTTCAACTTTCAGACTCAGCGAATTACTTTTGTGTAGGTGGTCCGTCCGTTTGGTATGAATTTAAAGAAGTCATCACTGTGAGTGTGGAGGGTTCAAGGTGGAATCTTCACCCTCTGGTCCATCAGTCAGAGTCACAAAGACTTCAGCCAGGAGATTCTGTCACTCTCAACTGTACAGTTCACACAGGAGCATGTGCTGGAGGAGAACACAGCGTTTACTGGCTCAAGAACGCTCAAGAACCTCATCATGGAACCATTTACAGCAAAGGAAACAGAAGTGAtcagtgtgagaggaaacccaacactcaaacacacatctgtgtctACAAATTACCAATGAACAGTGTGAATCTCTCTCATGCTGGGACCTACTACTGTGCTGTCGCCGCATGTGGACATATACTGTTTGGGAACGGGACCAAACTGGACTTTAAGG AGTCTTGTGCCCAATTATCAGCTCGCTCCACATCAAATGAAGAG GGAAACAGAGATGGAGACAATGTCCACTATGCTGCTTTAAGTGTCCACCTGCCTAACAGATCAAGAAGACAGATGGACAATGCAAATAATGAATGCGTGTACTCCAGTGTTCGACATTAA
- the LOC122766441 gene encoding uncharacterized protein LOC122766441 isoform X2, with amino-acid sequence MMTSPNFVFLVAYLLFGKLAETNPLVLSTTAHQDIGFISANVGDNVTLSCLFTEYDYDQYWYKQTLGQKPQLICVVQTSGASGQTHTFYNDFGQNPRVSLQTDAGLNHLNISDVQLSDSANYFCVGGPSVWYEFKEVITVSVEGSRWNLHPLVHQSESQRLQPGDSVTLNCTVHTGACAGGEHSVYWLKNAQEPHHGTIYSKGNRSDQCERKPNTQTHICVYKLPMNSVNLSHAGTYYCAVAACGHILFGNGTKLDFKDQSSMYIMAGALTFTTLLSILLAFLLYKRDKCSESCAQLSARSTSNEEGNRDGDNVHYAALSVHLPNRSRRQMDNANNECVYSSVRH; translated from the exons ATGATGACATCTCCAAACTTTGTCTTCTTAGTGGCGTATTTGCTCTTTGGGAAACTGG CTGAGACGAACCCTCTTGTTCTGTCCACAACTGCTCATCAAGACATTGGATTTATATCAGCTAATGTTGGTGACAATGTgactttgtcatgtttattcACTGAGTATGATTATGACCAATACTGGTACAAGCAAACACTGGGTCAGAAGCCACAGCTTATCTGTGTCGTACAAACGTCAGGTGCAAGTGGCCAAACGCACACTTTTTATaatgattttggacaaaatcCACGCGTCTCACTTCAAACTGATGCTGGTTTGAATCACTTAAACATTTCTGATGTTCAACTTTCAGACTCAGCGAATTACTTTTGTGTAGGTGGTCCGTCCGTTTGGTATGAATTTAAAGAAGTCATCACTGTGAGTGTGGAGGGTTCAAGGTGGAATCTTCACCCTCTGGTCCATCAGTCAGAGTCACAAAGACTTCAGCCAGGAGATTCTGTCACTCTCAACTGTACAGTTCACACAGGAGCATGTGCTGGAGGAGAACACAGCGTTTACTGGCTCAAGAACGCTCAAGAACCTCATCATGGAACCATTTACAGCAAAGGAAACAGAAGTGAtcagtgtgagaggaaacccaacactcaaacacacatctgtgtctACAAATTACCAATGAACAGTGTGAATCTCTCTCATGCTGGGACCTACTACTGTGCTGTCGCCGCATGTGGACATATACTGTTTGGGAACGGGACCAAACTGGACTTTAAGG ACCAGTCATCAATGTATATCATGGCTGGAGCTTTGACATTCACCACCCTCCTGAGTATTTTACTGGCTTTCTTACTGTACAAGAGAGACAAATGTTCAG AGTCTTGTGCCCAATTATCAGCTCGCTCCACATCAAATGAAGAG GGAAACAGAGATGGAGACAATGTCCACTATGCTGCTTTAAGTGTCCACCTGCCTAACAGATCAAGAAGACAGATGGACAATGCAAATAATGAATGCGTGTACTCCAGTGTTCGACATTAA